Proteins from a genomic interval of Xiphias gladius isolate SHS-SW01 ecotype Sanya breed wild chromosome 23, ASM1685928v1, whole genome shotgun sequence:
- the LOC120785427 gene encoding transmembrane 9 superfamily member 2 produces the protein MKRRIHLGFVLVYSLVWCFFSCSAFYLPGLAPVSFCEAGKGGEDCQTVIKLFVNRLDSVESVLPYEYDVFDFCKDAKEIRPSENLGQVLFGERIESSPYKFNFKEDVKCKAVCTKNYKKGTQEDATKLDFLKMGMQLNYQHHWIIDNMPVTWCYDVEDSQKYCNPGFPIGCLVTLEGRPKDACVINSEFNKKNTFYVFNHVDIKITYHSGESEGWRGARLVAATLEPKSIKHADEKNPSCEGGTPMEVHGPFDNDVSIVYTYSVTFEENNSIKWASRWDYILVSMPHTNIQWFSIMNSLVIVLFLSGMVAMIMLRTLHKDIARYNQVDQEDAQEESGWKQVHGDVFRPPRKGMLLSVFLGQGTQIFIMTFITLFLACLGFLSPANRGALMTCAVVLWVLLGTPAGYVSARLYKTFGGEKWKTNVLLTALLCPGIVFADFFLMNLILWVEGSSAAIPFGTLVAILALWFGISVPLTFIGAYFGFKKPAIEQPVRTNQIPRQIPEQSFFTKPIPGIVMGGILPFGCIFIQLFFILNSIWSHQMYYMFGFLFLVFIILLITCSEATILLCYFHLCAEDYHWWWRSFLTSGFTAVYLFIYAVHYFFSKLQIIGAASTFLYFGYTMIMVLIFFLFTGTIGFFACFWFVNKIYSVVKVD, from the exons ATGAAGAGGCGGATACATTTAGGTTTTGTGCTGGTTTATTCGCTGGTGTGGTGTTTCTTTTCGTGCTCGGCGTTTTATCTTCCGGGTTTAGCCCCAGTGAGTTTTTGTGAAGCTGGCAAAGGTGGTGAAGATTGTCAG ACAGTGATTAAGTTGTTTGTCAATCGCTTGGACTCAGTGGAGTCAGTCCTACCTTATGAGTATGACGT CTTCGACTTTTGCAAAGATGCCAAAGAAATTAGGCCTTCTGAGAATCTTGGACAGGTGCTCTTTGGTGAACGAATTGAGTCTTCACCATACAAG TTCAACTTTAAAGAAGATGTTAAATGCAAGGCGGTGTGCACAAAAAACTACAAGAAAGGCACCCAGGAGGATGCAACCAAATTGGATTTTCTCAAGATGGGAATGCAGCTGAACTACCAGCATCACTG GATCATTGACAACATGCCGGTGACATGGTGCTATGATGTGGAAGATAGTCAGAAGTACTGCAACCCGGGCTTCCCCATTGGCTGCCTCGTTACATTAGAAGGCAGACCTAAAGATGCTTGTGTCATCAAT tctGAGTTCAACAAGAAGAACACATTTTACGTTTTTAACCATGTGGACATCAAGATCACTTACCACAGTGGAGAATCAGAAGGATGGAGAGGCGCCCGGCTGGTCGCTGCCACTCTGGAGCCAAAGAG TATCAAACATGCAGATGAGAAAAACCCAAGCTGTGAAGGAGGCACCCCGATGGAGGTCCATGGGCCATTTGATAATGATGTGTCGATAGTTTACACCTACTCTGTCACATTTGAG GAAAACAATTCAATCAAGTGGGCCTCTAGGTGGGACTACATTCTGGTCTCCATGCCTCACACCAACATCCAGTGGTTTAG catCATGAACTCCTTGGTCATTGTCCTTTTCCTGTCTGGAATGGTTGCCATGATCATGCTGAGAACCCTGCACAAGGACATAGCCAGATACAACCAGGTGGACCAG GAGGATGCACAGGAAGAGTCCGGGTGGAAGCAGGTGCATGGGGATGTGTTCCGTCCCCCCAGGAAAGGCATGTTGTTGTCTGTGTTCCTTGGACAGGGCACCCAGATCTTCATCATGACCTTCATCACACTCT TCCTGGCCTGTCTGGGTTTCCTGTCACCAGCAAACAGAGGGGCACTAATGACATGTGCTGTGGTTCTCTGGGTTCTGCTGGGAACACCTGCTGGCTATGTGTCAGCACGTCTTTACAAAA cttttggaGGTGAAAAGTGGAAGACAAATGTGTTGCTGACAGCACTCTTGTGCCCAGG TATTGTGTTTGCAGACTTCTTCCTGATGAACCTGATCCTTTGGGTGGAGGGTTCCTCAGCAGCAATCCCTTTTGGCACTCTGGTGGCCATTTTGGCCCTGTGGTTTGGAATCTCTGTGCCTCTCACCTTCATTGGTGCCTACTTTGGATTCAAGAAACCT GCAATTGAGCAACCAGTGCGAACAAACCAGATCCCCCGTCAAATTCCTGAGCAGTCTTTCTTTACAAAACCTATTCCTGGTATAGTAATGGGTGGAATCCTGCCTTTTGGTTGCATCTTCATCCAGCTATTCTTCATCCTCAATAGCATTTG gTCTCATCAGATGTACTACATGTTTGGGTTCCTTTTCCTGGTTTTCATTATTCTACTCATTACCTGCTCTGAGGCCACAATTCTGCTCTGCTACTTCCATCTATGTGCTGAG GACTACCACTGGTGGTGGCGTTCCTTCCTGACCAGCGGCTTCACAGCAGTCTATCTGTTCATCTATGCTGTGCATTACTTTTTCTCAAAGCTGCAAATAATTGGAGCAGCCAGCACCTTCCTCTACTTTGGATACACTATGATTATGGTCCttatcttcttcctcttcacag gtaCAATTGGCTTCTTCGCTTGCTTCTGGTTTGTAAATAAGATCTACAGTGTGGTCAAAGTGGACTAG